Proteins found in one Bacteroidales bacterium WCE2008 genomic segment:
- a CDS encoding hexosaminidase, with the protein MRLTLISAIASGILSLCTGASLSAGVPVIPAPQSAEMTGKTFNKKNIERVKYVEEKNLPAEAYEIQIKKNRIVVKSSDDAGRFYAQQTLKQLAEADVMYCGVIKDAPRYEWRGFMLDESRHFFGKDQVKEILDLMARYKLNKLHWHLSDDQGWRVEIKAYPELCTVGGIGCYSDPNAPARYYTQDDIREIVAYAAERHIEVIPEIDMPGHATAFTKTFPEFAAGNRTINPADENLYTVLETIIKELADLFPGRYIHIGGDEVSTQGWREHPDMKAFMEKNGIASYNDIQKYFERRLSDIVSGTGKVAIAWDDVIGSGMDKDRTIIHWWRADHPDSLEKTLENGYRTIISPWDPFYLDYIQDIRCKEGHLAWEQRSNEMNEIYGYKLADDQHVIGIQANLWTERVRTGERLGYMVFPRLIAIAEKAWTSQENLDYDDFLKRLENEYKYLDSLNVYYYDFRDFDTHPEPKR; encoded by the coding sequence ATGAGATTAACTTTGATTTCAGCCATTGCCTCCGGCATCCTTTCACTATGTACAGGCGCCTCTCTTTCAGCAGGCGTCCCGGTAATCCCGGCTCCGCAGTCCGCGGAAATGACAGGAAAGACATTCAACAAGAAGAACATCGAAAGGGTAAAGTATGTAGAGGAGAAGAACCTTCCTGCAGAGGCATATGAAATCCAGATAAAGAAAAACAGGATTGTCGTCAAGTCTTCGGACGATGCCGGCAGGTTCTATGCGCAGCAGACTCTGAAGCAGCTTGCAGAAGCAGACGTGATGTACTGCGGAGTCATAAAGGACGCCCCCCGCTACGAGTGGAGAGGCTTCATGCTTGACGAGTCCCGCCACTTCTTCGGAAAGGACCAGGTAAAGGAAATCCTCGACCTCATGGCCCGATACAAGTTGAACAAGCTCCACTGGCATCTTTCGGACGACCAGGGCTGGAGAGTCGAGATAAAGGCTTATCCGGAGCTGTGCACGGTCGGCGGCATAGGATGCTATTCCGACCCGAACGCTCCAGCAAGGTACTATACCCAGGATGACATCCGCGAGATCGTCGCCTACGCGGCGGAGAGACACATAGAGGTCATCCCTGAGATCGACATGCCCGGACACGCAACGGCTTTCACCAAGACATTCCCCGAATTTGCCGCAGGAAATCGTACGATCAACCCTGCTGACGAGAATCTATATACGGTACTCGAGACCATAATCAAGGAACTCGCAGACCTATTCCCGGGCCGATACATACATATCGGAGGCGATGAGGTCTCGACGCAGGGATGGAGAGAGCATCCCGACATGAAAGCCTTCATGGAGAAAAACGGAATAGCCTCATACAATGACATCCAGAAATATTTCGAGCGCCGTCTTTCAGACATCGTATCCGGAACCGGGAAGGTGGCAATAGCATGGGACGACGTGATCGGCAGCGGCATGGACAAGGACAGGACCATCATCCACTGGTGGCGCGCCGACCATCCTGATTCCCTGGAAAAGACTCTGGAAAACGGCTACAGGACCATCATCTCGCCATGGGACCCGTTCTACCTCGACTACATACAGGATATCCGATGCAAGGAAGGACACCTGGCATGGGAACAGCGGAGCAACGAGATGAATGAGATATATGGATATAAGCTGGCCGATGACCAGCATGTAATCGGAATCCAGGCCAATCTCTGGACGGAAAGAGTCCGCACCGGAGAGAGGCTGGGCTACATGGTCTTCCCAAGGCTCATAGCCATCGCCGAAAAGGCATGGACGTCGCAGGAAAACCTTGACTACGACGACTTCCTGAAGAGGCTGGAGAACGAATACAAGTATCTGGATTCGCTAAACGTCTATTACTACGACTTCCGGGACTTCGACACTCATCCGGAGCCCAAGAGATAA
- a CDS encoding Gas vesicle protein — MKGKSILALLAGAAAGLTLGVLFAPDKGEVTRKKLGKLKQNLAEQGEDIKEEAKARIMEQLDKIENYLKDDSSEEKEDENENKE, encoded by the coding sequence ATGAAAGGAAAATCTATTCTGGCCCTTCTTGCCGGAGCGGCAGCGGGACTGACCCTCGGAGTGCTTTTCGCCCCGGATAAAGGAGAAGTAACCCGTAAGAAACTCGGGAAGCTCAAACAGAACCTCGCCGAACAGGGCGAAGACATAAAAGAAGAAGCCAAAGCAAGAATCATGGAGCAGCTCGACAAAATCGAGAACTACTTGAAAGACGACAGCTCCGAAGAGAAAGAAGACGAAAACGAGAATAAAGAATAA
- a CDS encoding tryptophan synthase beta chain, which produces MRQKKFILPESEIPTQWFNIQAIMPNKPLPILNPATREPLKAEDLYPIFCEECANQELDQTHEWIDIPEPVREQYTYYRSTPLVRAYELEAALGTPAHIYFKNESVSPAGSHKLNSALAQAYYAKKQGITNITTETGAGQWGGALSYAAKKFGLECAVYMVKISYQQKPYRRSIMQTFGAAITPSPSMSTRAGKDIITKNPNDNGSLGCAISEAIELAVTTPNCKYTLGSVLNHVCLHQTVIGLEAEKQMAMAGEYPDIVIGCFGGGSNFCGISFPFMRHNIQDGKKTRFIAAEPAACPKLTKGKFEYDFGDEAGLTPLLPMYTLGHGFKPANIHAGGLRYHGAGVILSQLMKDGFMEAVDIKQTESFKAGVLFARTEGIIPAPESCHAIAATVREALKCKETGEAKTILFNLSGHGFVDMSAYDQYFEGNLQDFEISDEEIARFIKDADDLNK; this is translated from the coding sequence ATGAGACAGAAAAAATTCATTCTCCCCGAAAGCGAGATTCCTACGCAGTGGTTCAACATCCAGGCTATAATGCCTAACAAGCCGCTCCCCATCCTAAATCCGGCTACCCGCGAACCTCTGAAAGCGGAGGACCTCTACCCGATTTTCTGCGAGGAATGCGCCAACCAGGAGCTCGACCAGACCCATGAATGGATAGACATTCCGGAGCCTGTCCGCGAGCAGTACACTTATTACCGCAGCACCCCTCTCGTGCGCGCGTATGAGCTCGAGGCAGCCCTCGGCACCCCGGCCCATATTTATTTCAAGAATGAAAGTGTCAGCCCTGCCGGTTCGCATAAGTTGAATTCGGCTCTTGCTCAGGCTTATTATGCCAAGAAGCAGGGCATCACAAATATCACTACCGAGACCGGTGCCGGACAGTGGGGCGGAGCCCTTTCATATGCCGCCAAGAAGTTCGGCCTGGAGTGCGCTGTCTATATGGTTAAGATCAGCTATCAGCAGAAGCCGTACAGGCGCTCGATCATGCAGACATTCGGAGCTGCGATCACTCCTTCTCCTTCTATGTCCACCCGCGCCGGAAAGGATATCATCACCAAGAATCCTAACGACAACGGTTCCCTCGGCTGCGCTATCTCCGAGGCCATCGAGCTCGCAGTGACAACCCCTAATTGCAAATACACTCTCGGTTCCGTGCTGAACCATGTCTGTCTGCACCAGACCGTGATTGGACTGGAGGCTGAGAAGCAGATGGCGATGGCCGGAGAGTATCCTGACATCGTGATTGGATGCTTCGGCGGAGGTTCCAACTTCTGCGGAATCTCTTTCCCGTTCATGCGCCACAATATCCAGGACGGCAAGAAGACCCGCTTCATCGCTGCCGAGCCTGCAGCCTGTCCTAAGCTGACCAAGGGTAAGTTCGAGTATGACTTCGGAGACGAGGCCGGACTGACTCCGCTTCTTCCGATGTATACTCTGGGTCATGGTTTCAAGCCTGCCAACATCCACGCCGGCGGTCTCCGCTACCACGGTGCCGGAGTAATTCTCTCCCAGCTAATGAAGGACGGTTTCATGGAGGCGGTCGACATCAAGCAGACCGAAAGCTTCAAGGCCGGAGTGCTTTTCGCCCGCACCGAGGGTATCATCCCTGCTCCTGAGTCCTGCCATGCAATCGCCGCCACCGTACGCGAGGCCCTCAAGTGCAAGGAAACCGGCGAGGCCAAGACAATCCTCTTCAACCTCTCAGGCCATGGTTTCGTGGACATGAGCGCCTACGACCAGTATTTCGAGGGCAACCTCCAGGACTTCGAGATCTCAGACGAAGAAATCGCCCGCTTCATCAAAGACGCAGACGATTTAAATAAATAG
- a CDS encoding Xaa-Pro aminopeptidase — MEARGWDAVVIRGSDPHGSEYFAPRWEQVRRISGFTGEGDFVVTLDSAGIWTDSRYFILAGRELEDSGIELHKTRVPGAVMIPEWLAQRFCDKEGTVVIAVDGLCQDAASVREIRSAFADAGRDPEDEVRIVDVPDLPDEVWEDRPRIPSEPVITLGDDLTGESRQDKILWIRNFIIDSGCDAILVSALDEIAWLLNVRGSDIPYNPLVISYLVVSLDSVDWYVTKGRHLDEETRDSFDELRDEGVGIHGYDEIDLALSTLVGDGGRLYADSATLNYHLYTLLEGENLRLGPSPVPLRKAVKNETEIAGMHEAHVEDGLAVEQFLFWLDSRLRLKDIITERDAADKLHELRSSIPGFRGESFETISAYGEGAALPHYVSPEEDVPVLLPQGLYLCDSGAHYLFGTTDITRTVPLGPCSALEREDYTLVLKGHIDLAMAVFPAGTCGAHIDVLAREPLWRSKRNFGHGTGHGVGQYLNVHEGPQSLRQNLSNVPFRPGMTITDEPGIYREGSHGVRHENILLCVEDGKNDFGSWLRFETLTLCHFDTSVLLPELLDKDELDWLNAYNRRVYETLAPRLPSEVAEWLAVKTKPVL; from the coding sequence ATGGAAGCCAGAGGCTGGGATGCCGTCGTGATCCGCGGCAGCGACCCTCATGGCAGCGAATACTTCGCCCCGCGCTGGGAGCAGGTACGGCGGATCAGCGGTTTTACAGGCGAAGGGGACTTTGTCGTGACCCTCGACAGTGCCGGAATCTGGACCGATTCCCGATATTTCATCCTGGCCGGCCGGGAGCTCGAGGATTCCGGGATAGAACTGCACAAGACCCGTGTTCCGGGCGCTGTCATGATACCGGAATGGCTGGCGCAGCGTTTCTGTGACAAAGAGGGGACGGTCGTCATCGCGGTTGACGGTCTCTGTCAGGATGCGGCCTCGGTCAGGGAGATCCGTTCCGCTTTTGCCGATGCCGGCAGGGATCCGGAGGATGAAGTCCGTATTGTGGATGTGCCGGATCTGCCGGACGAAGTCTGGGAGGACAGGCCGCGCATTCCGTCGGAACCTGTAATTACTCTCGGGGACGATCTGACGGGCGAGTCCCGCCAGGACAAAATATTGTGGATCAGGAATTTCATTATCGACAGCGGATGCGATGCGATACTTGTTTCGGCGCTCGACGAGATAGCCTGGCTGCTTAATGTCCGCGGTTCGGATATCCCTTATAATCCGCTGGTGATCTCTTATCTGGTGGTCAGCCTCGACAGCGTCGACTGGTATGTGACCAAGGGCCGCCATCTGGACGAAGAGACCCGCGACAGCTTCGACGAACTACGCGACGAAGGGGTCGGGATCCATGGCTACGACGAGATAGACCTGGCCCTGTCGACTCTGGTCGGCGACGGCGGGCGTCTGTACGCTGATTCGGCGACTCTGAACTACCATCTCTATACTCTGCTCGAGGGCGAAAATCTCAGGCTCGGACCTTCTCCGGTGCCGCTGCGTAAGGCGGTCAAGAACGAGACCGAAATCGCCGGGATGCATGAAGCCCATGTCGAGGACGGTCTGGCCGTGGAGCAGTTCCTGTTCTGGCTGGACAGCCGGCTCAGGCTCAAGGACATCATTACAGAGCGCGATGCCGCCGACAAACTGCATGAGCTCCGGTCTTCGATTCCGGGATTCAGAGGGGAGAGTTTCGAGACCATTTCGGCATATGGCGAAGGAGCGGCGTTGCCGCATTATGTTTCTCCGGAGGAGGACGTCCCGGTACTCCTGCCGCAGGGGTTGTATCTCTGCGATTCCGGCGCCCATTATCTTTTCGGGACGACCGACATCACTAGGACTGTTCCGCTGGGACCATGCTCCGCCCTGGAAAGGGAGGACTATACTCTCGTACTGAAGGGCCATATCGACCTGGCGATGGCCGTATTCCCGGCGGGGACTTGCGGGGCCCATATAGACGTGCTGGCGAGGGAGCCGCTCTGGCGTTCGAAGCGTAATTTCGGCCATGGTACCGGCCACGGGGTCGGACAGTATCTGAATGTCCATGAAGGGCCGCAGTCGCTTCGCCAGAACCTTTCCAACGTGCCTTTCAGGCCTGGAATGACCATCACGGACGAGCCGGGAATCTACCGCGAGGGGAGTCATGGAGTGCGGCACGAGAATATCCTGCTCTGCGTGGAGGACGGGAAGAATGATTTCGGCAGCTGGCTAAGGTTCGAGACGCTGACTCTATGCCATTTCGATACCTCGGTCCTTCTTCCGGAACTTCTCGACAAGGATGAACTCGACTGGCTCAATGCCTATAACCGGAGGGTATACGAGACGCTTGCCCCGAGACTTCCGTCCGAGGTCGCCGAATGGCTTGCCGTCAAGACTAAGCCTGTCTTGTAA
- a CDS encoding oxygen-independent coproporphyrinogen-3 oxidase, translating to MIYIHIPFCRSFCTYCGFYSEVAGEESYGTYADAICAEAAVRSAEIRDTAETNTLYIGGGTPSVLPLSVLERIVGAVSPFGPFREFTIEVNPEDIVKKGPEYVSGLLSLGVNRVSMGIQSFDDRVLRWMNRRHNSERALEAVRILREAGVGNMSIDLIFGIADFQESWLPTVRQALDLHPEHISAYQLSVEEGSSLEALIRRGRAKEAPEELCRSQYDLLCRELSAAGYRHYEVSNFAIPGHEAVHNSAYWRRVPYVGLGAGAHSLRGTDVRSWNSATLLVYEPSSEKLSEEDIRVEKIMLGLRTDAGVPEEFLAAVSAQGSLGRLLGEGALVRIGDMVRIPEDRMFVSDEIIRELL from the coding sequence ATGATTTATATCCATATCCCTTTCTGCAGGAGCTTCTGCACCTATTGCGGCTTCTATTCCGAGGTCGCCGGGGAGGAATCCTACGGGACTTATGCCGATGCCATATGCGCTGAGGCTGCAGTCCGTTCCGCAGAAATCCGGGATACGGCAGAAACGAATACTTTGTACATAGGAGGCGGCACCCCATCGGTGCTGCCCCTTTCTGTTCTTGAACGTATCGTCGGGGCTGTCAGTCCTTTCGGCCCGTTCAGGGAATTCACGATCGAAGTCAATCCCGAGGACATTGTGAAAAAGGGCCCGGAATATGTCTCCGGACTGCTCTCTCTGGGCGTCAACAGAGTCAGCATGGGGATTCAGTCTTTCGATGACCGGGTGCTCCGGTGGATGAACCGCCGGCACAACTCGGAAAGAGCTCTGGAAGCAGTCCGCATACTGCGCGAAGCGGGGGTCGGTAACATGAGCATCGACCTTATCTTCGGTATCGCCGATTTTCAGGAATCATGGCTCCCGACAGTCCGTCAGGCGCTGGACCTGCATCCTGAACATATCTCCGCCTACCAGCTGTCGGTCGAGGAGGGAAGCTCCCTCGAGGCCCTGATACGCCGGGGCCGGGCGAAAGAGGCCCCCGAAGAACTCTGCCGCAGTCAGTATGATCTCCTCTGCCGGGAGCTCTCTGCCGCCGGCTACCGGCACTACGAGGTCTCGAACTTTGCGATTCCGGGCCATGAGGCCGTCCATAATTCCGCCTACTGGCGCCGGGTTCCGTACGTCGGACTCGGGGCCGGAGCCCACTCGCTCCGCGGGACGGACGTCCGCAGCTGGAATTCCGCGACTCTGCTGGTTTATGAACCTTCGTCCGAGAAACTCTCGGAGGAGGATATCCGCGTCGAGAAGATAATGCTCGGGTTGAGGACTGACGCCGGAGTCCCGGAGGAGTTCCTTGCTGCCGTTTCGGCTCAGGGAAGTCTCGGCAGGCTGCTTGGCGAAGGGGCCCTCGTGCGCATCGGGGATATGGTCAGAATCCCGGAAGACAGAATGTTTGTATCGGACGAAATAATCCGTGAATTGCTATAG
- a CDS encoding Starch-binding associating with outer membrane, translated as MKRLYILIFISAFFLAGCDDYLDRQPDDALTSDTIWEKRNTTMQYLWNVYSWIPNDADPCSNNDAFDACVSDETSGSFPNSRFGKYMFETQTPDDTFTGTKYRNMYYGIREAGIFMENVDRCPELTGEQKNEYKAEARFLRAYYYFYIMKNYGPTFFNGDSSFGLLDEDVNKVDRTAWQPLVDWVCEQLDMAAAELPSTRDASSELGRATKGMALAIKARLLLYSARPLFNGQVYIDENGTITPSHMYDGIKDRNGNQLFNTSYDAKRWEEAAKAAKAVIDLPTYSLVDNSTKTDDFERGLENLTNLFVEDLDNDEIIFPFMRGGSTWRHKAFPQWIIDGVDGWASICPTQKLVDAFAMADGVYPVKTEYWDTEAYAQGKNVDVENPAQVDPRAGYAESGSVNMKNPLLNLVVPEKAADRATPAQFANREARFYRNVGWSGMQWVAGNANVKTDLEYYTNGQNAWPSANNVPPTGYLALKWYAPTINPLQGWGNITWPIVRLGNVYLDYIEALNEYDPANPDIETYWNKIRHRAGVPDIFTVYPEIKGDKNLQRKYIRRERMVELCYECMRYADIRTWMVAEKARSGYTIGCNVKVNNDNIDGDFWQRREIGMEQYGYGETYRYGPRKFTKKSYLEPFETAEVNRVPALRSDQNLGW; from the coding sequence ATGAAAAGATTATATATACTCATATTTATATCAGCGTTCTTCCTTGCCGGTTGCGACGACTATCTTGACCGTCAGCCGGATGATGCCCTGACATCAGACACAATCTGGGAGAAGAGAAACACCACAATGCAGTATTTGTGGAACGTTTACAGCTGGATTCCTAACGACGCCGATCCTTGCAGCAACAACGATGCATTTGATGCATGTGTTTCTGACGAGACTTCCGGTTCCTTCCCGAACAGCCGTTTCGGAAAATACATGTTCGAGACACAGACTCCTGACGACACATTCACCGGAACCAAGTACAGGAACATGTACTACGGTATCCGCGAGGCTGGTATCTTCATGGAGAACGTAGACCGCTGTCCTGAACTCACAGGCGAGCAGAAGAACGAGTACAAGGCCGAGGCAAGATTCCTCCGCGCATACTATTACTTCTACATAATGAAGAACTACGGACCGACCTTCTTCAACGGCGATTCATCATTCGGTCTCCTCGACGAGGACGTCAACAAAGTTGACCGCACCGCATGGCAACCGCTGGTAGACTGGGTTTGCGAGCAGCTTGACATGGCTGCAGCCGAGCTTCCTTCCACAAGGGATGCAAGCTCAGAGCTCGGCCGTGCAACAAAAGGCATGGCACTCGCCATCAAGGCCCGCCTCCTACTCTACAGTGCCCGTCCTCTCTTCAACGGACAGGTCTACATCGACGAAAACGGCACCATTACCCCGTCCCACATGTATGACGGCATCAAGGACCGCAACGGCAACCAGCTCTTCAATACTTCATATGATGCGAAGCGTTGGGAAGAGGCAGCAAAGGCTGCTAAGGCCGTCATCGACCTTCCGACATACTCCCTTGTAGACAACTCTACAAAGACTGACGACTTCGAGCGCGGACTCGAGAACCTTACCAACCTCTTCGTCGAGGACCTCGACAATGACGAGATCATCTTCCCATTCATGCGTGGGGGCTCTACATGGAGACACAAGGCATTCCCGCAGTGGATAATTGACGGAGTCGACGGCTGGGCTTCAATCTGCCCTACCCAGAAGCTTGTCGATGCATTCGCGATGGCAGACGGCGTATACCCTGTCAAGACAGAATACTGGGATACCGAAGCATACGCCCAGGGCAAGAATGTCGATGTCGAGAATCCTGCACAAGTTGACCCTAGGGCCGGCTACGCAGAGTCAGGTTCCGTGAACATGAAGAACCCTCTCCTCAACCTCGTGGTTCCTGAGAAGGCCGCCGACAGAGCTACTCCTGCCCAGTTCGCAAACCGTGAGGCACGTTTCTACCGCAACGTAGGCTGGAGCGGAATGCAGTGGGTTGCAGGCAATGCCAACGTCAAGACCGACCTCGAATATTATACGAACGGTCAGAACGCATGGCCTTCAGCAAACAATGTCCCTCCTACCGGATACCTCGCCCTCAAGTGGTACGCTCCTACCATCAACCCTCTCCAGGGATGGGGCAACATCACATGGCCGATCGTCCGTCTCGGCAACGTCTATCTCGACTACATCGAGGCTCTCAACGAGTATGACCCGGCCAACCCTGACATCGAAACATACTGGAACAAGATCCGCCACCGCGCAGGTGTCCCTGACATCTTCACGGTATATCCTGAGATCAAGGGTGACAAGAACCTCCAGAGAAAATATATCCGTCGCGAAAGGATGGTAGAGCTCTGCTATGAGTGCATGCGCTATGCCGATATCCGTACATGGATGGTTGCAGAGAAAGCAAGGAGCGGATACACGATCGGATGTAACGTAAAAGTCAACAACGACAATATCGACGGTGATTTCTGGCAGCGCAGGGAGATAGGCATGGAGCAGTATGGCTATGGCGAGACCTACAGGTACGGTCCACGCAAGTTTACCAAGAAATCCTATCTCGAACCTTTCGAGACTGCCGAAGTGAACCGCGTCCCGGCCCTCCGCAGCGACCAGAACCTGGGATGGTAA
- a CDS encoding putative protease, with the protein MIGLELLAPARNADIGIAAISCGADAVYIAGPEFGARQAAGNSIEDIRRLCDYAHRFGARIFITLNTILYDSELEAAYRMMLDVQDAGADAFIVQDLAVLALADGGPDGKGRKVTIPMHASTQCAIRTPEAAAFYESQGFSRLVLERQLSLDDIRQIRKSVSAELEFFVHGALCVCYSGQCYLSENISGRSANRGACIQACRSRYDLFDGNGKVLVRNKALLSLKDYNLLERIGDLAEAGVCSFKIEGRLKNSSYVRNVVREYSLAMDALVAAHPDKYCRASFGRVEKGFTPDPAKTFNRGYTSLFIDGKRGRWASMDTPKSMGEEIGTVSTVRASGRDSMEITVRPSGKGLRLSNGDGFAFATDGSIVGFRGDVCEGDRIICRPVKGLRPGTVLFRNISAEFEKILDRQPCERLIPASVILGVAKNLSAFDLSATATTEDGRTAAATIRVDAPVATDQARMASMFIAQTGKKTSDYRFSLAAGDISAPDGLPHVPASTINELRRSLADALDQVPCNRRPMAPAPDHASAPAVPAALSYKANVSNALSERAYRAAGAASVEPAYELAHQSDVELMRSKYCIRHELGICLKTPAGKAVKGPLYLLNNGRRLELVFDCASCEMAVRDFISQESQK; encoded by the coding sequence ATGATCGGACTCGAACTTCTGGCTCCGGCCAGGAATGCGGATATCGGCATCGCGGCAATAAGCTGCGGTGCCGATGCTGTGTATATCGCCGGACCCGAGTTCGGTGCAAGACAAGCCGCCGGCAACAGTATAGAAGACATAAGGCGGCTCTGCGATTACGCGCACCGTTTCGGTGCAAGGATCTTCATAACCCTCAATACAATACTTTACGATTCCGAACTGGAGGCTGCGTACCGGATGATGCTGGACGTGCAGGACGCCGGTGCGGATGCTTTTATCGTACAGGATCTGGCCGTCCTTGCCCTGGCGGACGGCGGACCGGACGGGAAAGGACGCAAAGTAACCATACCGATGCACGCCTCTACCCAGTGCGCCATCCGCACTCCGGAGGCTGCGGCATTCTACGAAAGCCAGGGCTTCAGCCGGCTCGTGCTGGAGAGGCAGCTCTCCCTTGACGATATACGCCAGATACGCAAATCCGTCTCTGCCGAGCTGGAATTCTTCGTCCACGGAGCCCTGTGCGTCTGCTATAGCGGCCAGTGCTACCTTTCCGAGAATATTTCCGGCCGTAGCGCCAACCGGGGAGCCTGCATCCAGGCCTGCCGGTCCAGATATGACCTTTTCGACGGGAACGGAAAAGTACTGGTGCGAAACAAGGCGCTGCTATCGCTCAAGGACTATAATCTGCTCGAAAGGATAGGGGACCTCGCAGAAGCGGGAGTATGTTCTTTCAAGATTGAAGGACGGCTCAAGAACAGTTCATATGTACGCAACGTGGTCCGGGAGTATTCTCTCGCCATGGACGCCCTTGTCGCCGCCCATCCTGATAAATACTGCCGCGCCTCTTTCGGCCGCGTAGAAAAGGGATTCACTCCGGATCCGGCCAAGACTTTCAACCGCGGCTATACTTCACTTTTCATTGACGGCAAACGGGGGCGCTGGGCTTCCATGGATACGCCTAAGAGCATGGGTGAGGAGATCGGCACCGTGTCGACGGTCCGGGCCTCAGGGCGCGATTCCATGGAGATAACCGTCCGCCCTTCCGGGAAAGGACTGCGCCTGTCCAACGGAGACGGATTCGCCTTTGCGACAGACGGTTCGATAGTGGGTTTCAGGGGAGATGTCTGCGAAGGCGACCGGATAATCTGCCGCCCTGTCAAGGGCCTCCGTCCCGGAACGGTCCTTTTCAGGAACATCAGCGCAGAGTTCGAGAAGATCCTCGACCGTCAGCCATGCGAACGCCTTATCCCGGCCAGCGTCATTCTGGGCGTAGCGAAGAATCTTTCAGCATTCGACCTCTCCGCCACCGCCACCACCGAAGACGGCCGCACCGCCGCCGCGACAATCCGCGTCGATGCCCCGGTCGCGACCGACCAGGCCCGTATGGCCTCCATGTTCATTGCCCAGACCGGGAAGAAGACCTCCGATTACCGCTTTTCGCTCGCGGCCGGAGATATCTCCGCCCCGGACGGGCTGCCGCATGTCCCAGCATCGACGATTAACGAGCTGCGCAGGTCTCTGGCGGATGCTCTCGACCAGGTACCATGCAATCGCAGACCGATGGCCCCGGCTCCTGACCATGCATCTGCGCCGGCCGTTCCTGCAGCGCTCTCGTATAAGGCGAATGTCTCCAACGCCCTTTCTGAAAGGGCATACCGGGCAGCCGGCGCCGCCTCGGTCGAACCGGCCTACGAACTCGCACATCAGAGCGACGTCGAACTGATGCGCTCGAAATACTGTATCCGCCATGAGCTGGGCATATGCCTGAAGACCCCTGCCGGCAAAGCTGTCAAGGGGCCTCTGTATCTTCTGAATAACGGACGGCGTCTGGAACTTGTCTTCGACTGCGCCTCCTGTGAAATGGCTGTCAGGGATTTCATTTCTCAAGAATCTCAAAAGTGA
- a CDS encoding Tetratricopeptide repeat-containing protein, translated as MKKIILALAAVALSAGMVFAQDMATATEKAKEGNEALQNGDKAAALASFQEALQMAESCGEAGNELASTCKSVIPGIILSIGKEAYNEHDFDSAIARFNEAAKIAEEYGDDATIAEVAELLPQANINKELVPANDAFKAKDFETAAAGFRKVLELDGENGVAAFRLVQSLANLGDLAGAKEAFAKAEANGQGGNAAKVLGGSYLKQAAADLKAKNYAAAVENALEANNFQENAQAFLVAGQASQKLNKNDDAIKYFEQYLEAAPTAKNANAIIFTVGALYQGAGNKAKAIENYKKVLSDPQFGANAKQMIDALSK; from the coding sequence ATGAAAAAAATTATTCTGGCGCTGGCAGCTGTCGCATTGTCTGCCGGTATGGTATTCGCACAGGACATGGCAACTGCCACAGAGAAAGCGAAAGAAGGAAACGAGGCCCTTCAGAATGGTGACAAGGCTGCTGCTCTTGCATCTTTCCAGGAGGCTCTCCAGATGGCAGAAAGTTGCGGAGAGGCTGGCAATGAGCTTGCTTCTACCTGCAAGAGTGTCATCCCAGGAATCATCCTTTCTATCGGAAAAGAGGCTTATAACGAGCACGATTTCGATTCAGCTATCGCCAGATTCAACGAGGCCGCAAAGATCGCAGAAGAATATGGTGATGATGCTACTATAGCTGAGGTTGCAGAACTTCTCCCTCAGGCCAATATCAACAAAGAGCTTGTACCTGCAAACGACGCTTTCAAGGCTAAGGATTTCGAGACCGCAGCTGCCGGTTTCCGCAAAGTCCTCGAGCTCGACGGCGAGAATGGCGTAGCCGCTTTCCGTCTCGTACAGAGCCTTGCAAACCTCGGTGACCTCGCCGGCGCCAAGGAAGCTTTCGCAAAGGCTGAGGCTAACGGCCAGGGTGGAAATGCCGCCAAGGTCCTCGGTGGTTCTTACCTCAAGCAGGCCGCTGCAGATCTCAAGGCAAAGAACTATGCCGCCGCAGTAGAGAACGCTCTTGAGGCCAACAACTTCCAGGAGAATGCCCAGGCTTTCCTCGTAGCTGGCCAGGCTTCCCAGAAGCTCAACAAGAATGACGATGCAATCAAATACTTCGAGCAGTATCTCGAGGCTGCCCCTACCGCAAAGAACGCCAACGCTATCATCTTTACCGTCGGTGCTCTCTATCAGGGCGCAGGCAACAAGGCTAAAGCTATCGAGAACTACAAGAAGGTGCTCAGCGATCCTCAGTTCGGCGCAAACGCCAAGCAGATGATCGACGCTCTCAGCAAGTAA